The genome window TAGAACTGGCATTTAGATGTTGGGGCCAAAAGACTGTCCTTTTGGCCCGGCATTTGTTTTAGAATATAGTCATGGAGGAAGAATAAATGGATTTCGGATTAGATAAAAAACACGAAATGGCGAGAACTCTTTTCAGAGATTTTGCTGAAGCTGAAGTAAAGCCTTTGGCTCAGGAAACAGATGAAACAGAAGAATTCCCGGCAGTCACAGTAGAAAAAATGGGAAAATACGGATTTATGGGTATCCCGGTACCGAAGGAATACGGCGGACAGGGATGCGATCCGCTTACATATGTAATGTGTGTAGAGGAGCTTTCAAAGGTCTGCGCAACGACAGGCGTTATCGTATCTGCACACACTTCTCTTTGTATCGATCCTATTCTGACCTATGGTACGGAAGAACAGAAGCAGAAATATGTAAGACCGCTTGCTACAGGAGAGAAGCTCGGAGCTTTTGCTCTGACAGAGCCGGGTGCCGGCACGGATGCGCAGGGCGCACAGACAAAGGCAGTTCTCGACGGAGACGAGTGGGTTCTGAACGGATCAAAATGCTTTATCACCAATGGTAAAGTGGCAGATGTTTACATCGTAATTGCGATTACAAGCATCACCGAGGATAAGAGAGGAAGAAAGAAGAAAAACTTCTCCGCATTCATCGTTGAGAAGGGAGCGCCGGGATTCTCCTTCGGAACCAAGGAGAAGAAGATGGGTATCCGCGGTTCCTCTACCTATGAATTGATTTTTGAAGACTGCAGAATTCCGAAGGATGCACTCCTGGGACCGGAAGGAAAAGGTTTCCCGATCGCTATGCATACGCTGGATGGCGGACGTATCGGTATCGCTGCTCAGGCACTTGGTATCGCAGAAGGTGCACTTGACCGTGCGATCGCTTATACAAAAGAAAGAAAACAGTTTGGCCGTACCATCGCCCAGCAGCAGAATACACAGTTTAAGCTGGCTGATATGGCAACCAGAATTGAGGCTGCACAGATGCTGGTTTATAAAGCTGCAAAGGCAAAAGAGACCCAGAAGGTCTACTCTGTTGAGGCTGCAAAGGCAAAACTGTTCGCGGCAGAGACAGCAATGGCTGTTACCACAGAGGTGGTTCAGTTGTTTGGTGGATACGGATATATCCGTGAGTACGATGTAGAGCGTATGATGCGTGATGCTAAGATCACAGAGATCTACGAAGGAACTTCAGAAGTTCAGCGCATGGTTATTTCTGGAAACTTATTGAAATAGGGAGGTACGAATCGTGAAGATAGTTGTTTGTGTAAAACAGGTACCGGATACTAAGGGAGGAGTTCAGTTCAACCCGGACGGTACACTTAACAGAGCTGCAATGCTTGCAATTATGAACCCGGATGACAAGGCAGGCCTGGAGGCAGCGCTTAGATTAAAAGATCAGTATGGAGCAGAAGTGACCGTAGTGACAATGGGACTTCCGAAAGCGGCAGATGTGCTTCGCGAGGCGCTGGCTATGGGCGCAGACAAAGCAATCCTTGTAACAGACAGAGTTCTTGGCGGAGCTGATACCTGGGCAACCTCCAGCACGATCGCAGCGGCGATCCGCAACCTGGAATATGACCTGATCATCACCGGACGTCAGGCAATCGACGGAGATACCGCTCAGGTAGGACCTCAGATTTCCGAGCATCTGGATATTCCGGTTATCTCCTATGCGCAGGATATCAAGATTGACGGCGACAGCGTGATTGTTCAGCGTCAGTTCGAGGACAGATACCACGTACTTAAAGCGAAGATGCCGTGTCTTATCACAGCCCTTTCTGAATTAAATGAGCCACGTTACATGACACCGGGCGGAATTTTCGATGCATGTGACGCAGAGATTACCACATGGGGCAGAGCAGACCTTAAAGACCTTGATGATGCCAATATCGGTCTTGCAGGATCTCCGACAAAGATCGCGAAAGCATCTGACAAAGTAAGAAAAGGTGCCGGAGAGAAGGTTGTACTTGATCCGGAAGAAGCAGTTTCTTACCTCATGGGCAAACTGACAGAGAAACATATCGTTTAATAATAAGGAAAAGTGGTGAATATGATGAATTTAGAAGAATATAAAGGAGTATATGTCTTTGCTGAACAGGTAGACAACAAATTAAGCGGCATCGCATTTGAGTTACTTGGAAAGGCAAAAGACCTTGCAGCAGATTTAGACGCAGAAGTGGCAGCCGTTCTTATTGGCTCCGATGTAATAGGCCTTGCAGATGAGCTGGCAGCTTACGGCGCAGATAAAGTGATCGTAGTAGACGATCCGCAGCTGAAAGAGTACAGAACAGAGCCATACGCACATGCACTGGCTTCTGTGATCAATGAATACAAACCGGAGATCATGCTGGTAGGCGCTACCGCAATCGGACGTGACCTTGGACCGAGAGTATCCGCAAGAGTGGCAACAGGACTTACCGCAGACTGTACACAGCTTGAGATCGGTGATTTTCCGCTTAACCCGGTACCGGGCAAAGAGCAGAAGCACAACCAGCTTCTGATGACCCGTCCTGCATTCGGCGGAAATACCATCGCAACGATCGCGTGTCCGGATAACCGCCCGCAGATGGCGACCGTTCGTCCGGGCGTTATGCAGAAGATCGAGAAGATTGAAGGAGCTAAGGCAAATGTGATCGAATACAATCCGGGATTTGTGCCGAATGATAAATATGTTGAGATCATGGATATTGTCAAATCCGTATCTGAGACAGTTGATATTATGGACGCCAAGATTCTGGTATCCGGCGGACGTGGAGTTGGTTCTCCGGAAAACTTTGCAATGCTTGAAGAACTGGCAGCAGCTCTCGGCGGAGAGGTAAGCTGCTCTCGTGCAGTAGTAGATAACGGCTGGAAGCCGAAGGATCTGCAGGTAGGACAGACTGGAAAGACCGTTCGTCCGCAGGTATACTTCGCAATCGGTATCTCCGGAGCAATCCAGCATGTAGCCGGTATGGAGGAGTCTGATCTGATCATCGCGATCAACAAAGATGAGAGCGCTCCGATCTTTGATGTGGCTGATTACGGTATCGTAGGCGACTTAAACAAGATCGTTCCGGAACTGACCAAGCAGATTAAAGCAGCAGTTGCAGCAAAATAGTTGAGCAGAAGTGTAAAAGGAGGCAGTGGTTCTTGCGAGCTACTGCCTCCTTATTAAATTAGTTGCTAAGTATACCTGAGTGGACGTTCATCTCGGCTGCCAAGCATGCCTAAGTGAATGTCCAGGGGACATTCATCTCGGCGCAAGGTTTAGATACTCTGTCCCATTTCCTGCTGGATACGTTTCTTGGTGTTCAGAATCATGTCGCAAAAAACGGTAAGACGATCATCGCTCATGCGATCCTTGGGAGCGGAGATACTAATGGCATAAGAAGATTTACCACTGAAATTCCTGAGGGAGACGGCAACACATCGAACTCCCAGTTCATTTTCTTCATTGTCAAAAGAGTAGCCGTCTTTACGAATCTGTCTAATTAATTCATAAAACTTATCAAAATCAGTGACCGTGTATTCGGTCTGTTTTTTTATCTCACTTTTTTCCCAGATTTCACGAATTTTTTCATCTGGCATGTCAGCAAGCAGCGCTTTCCCGACCCCGGAACAGTAGAGAGGAATCGTCTTTCCTACCATGGACACCAGACGAACAGAGCTTTGAGAAGATTCTACTTTATCTATATATACAGCGTTCGTGCCGTCAATCTCTACCAGATGAACAGTTTCACCACTTTGTTCGGATAGCGCTTTGATGTAAGGCCGGGCAAAGTCAATGATATTGTTCTGGGCCAGAATCTGGCTGGAAATCCTGCAGAATTTAAAACCAAGGCTATATTTTAAAGTTTCTGGATCTTGTTTTGCGTAATCCATACAGATCAGGGAATTCAGAATCCGATGGACGGTCGTCTTGTTTAGACCTAGTTCCTTGCTCAGTTCCAAAAGACCCATAGGTCCGTATTGGGCGAGGCATTCGATGGTATGGAAAATACGTTCCGATACCTGGATAGGATTTTTTTCTTCCATATAGGGTCACTCCATTTCTTGTACTAGTCGAATTGTAGCACGATTAGGACCCGGAGTAAATAATAAAATGGAAACCTCTTGAAACAATGCTCTGTCCAATATTCCGTCAGTTTGCTTTGCTTGCTCAGAGCCTGATGAGGAATTGATCAGGCACGGAATCAAGGGTAAAAAAACGAAGAAAAACAGTGAGAATTGCTTGACATTAGGTGGGAAAGTAGTATAATCAAAATCAAGAAAGTTCATATTATGAAATTAAATTCCATAATATGAAACAAAGGTAAAACGGCAATCACAAAAAACTGCCGAAGAACAGCTTGGGGTGTAGTACATACAGAGCCAATAGAAATCTAATCACAAAAAAGGAGAGAAGCGAAAATGAATGAAGTATTAGAAAGAATTCAGAAAATCGGTATTGTGCCGGTAGTCGTGCTGAATGATGCAAAGGACGCAGCTCCACTTGCACAGGCATTATGTGAAGGTGGACTTCCATGCGCAGAAGTAACGTTCCGGACAGATGCGGCAGAAGAATCGATCCGCATCATGAGCGAACAATTCCCGGATATGCTTGTTGGGGCGGGAACCGTGCTTACGACGGACCAGGTCGACCGGGCAGTCGCGGCAGGCGCGAAATTTATCGTCAGCCCGGGCCTGAATCCGAAAGTTGTAAAATACTGTGTGGAGAAGGGAATCCTGATCACGCCGGGCTGTACGAACCCGAGCGATATCGAGCAGGCACTGGAATATGGGCTGGAGGTCGTGAAGTTCTTTCCGGCTGAACCGGCGGGCGGCTTAAAGATGATTAAGGCAATGGCGGCTCCGTATGTGGGCGTGAAGTTCATGCCTACAGGCGGGATTAATCAGAACAATGTAAAGGACTACCTTGCATATGACCGCATTCTTGCATGCGGTGGAAGCTGGATGGTGAAGGGGAGTCTGGTGGATGCGGGCGAATTTGACAAGATCAGAGAGCTTGCAAAAGAGGCAGTAGAGATTGTAAAAGAAAGCAGAGGTAAATAAAGATGAGTAAGAAGGTTATCACATTTGGTGAAGTGATGTTAAGACTTGCACCGGAAGGCTATTATCGTTTTGTGCAGGCGGACAAATTGGGAGCAACTTTTGGCGGCGGAGAAGCTAATGTAGCGGTATCTTTGGCAAATTATGGGTTTGATGCGGCGTTTGTCACCAAACTCCCGACCCATGAGATTGGCCAGGCGGCAGTGAATTCGCTGAGAAGATACGGCGTAGATACTTCGCATATTGTACGCGGCGGTGACCGCGTAGGCATTTATTTCCTGGAAAAGGGCGCTTCTCAGAGACCTTCCAAGGTTATTTATGACCGTGCAGGCTCTGCCATCTACACTGCCGTACCGGAAGATTTTAATTGGAAGGAAATTTTTGAAGGAGCCAGGTGGTTCCATTTCACAGGCATTACTCCGGCTCTTAACGATGGAGTTGCCGCAATCTGCCTGGAAGCATGTAAAGTGGCAAAAGAGATGGGCGTAAAAGTTTCCTGCGATCTCAACTACAGAAATAAACTGTGGAGCAAGGCAAAAGCCGGCGAAGTGATGGGCGAGCTTTGCAAATATGTGGATGTCTGCATCGCAAATGAGGAGGACGCAGCAGACGTATTCGGAATTAAAGCGACAGATACCGACGTGACGACGGGCGCTGTAAACCGTGAAGGATATAAAGATGTGGCAAGGCAGCTTGCAGATCGTTTTGGATTCGAGAAGGTGGCGATCACACTTCGTGAGTCCCTTTCAGCAAATGACAACAATTGGTCAGCAATGCTATATGACGGAAAAGATTACTATTTCAGCAAGAAGTATAAGATGCATATCGTAGACCGCGTCGGTGGAGGCGATAGCTTCGGAGGCGGCCTGATCGCGGCATGCCTCAGTGGGTATGACCCACAGGAGACGATTGAATTCGCAGTTGCTGCATCTTGTCTCAAACACTCCATTGAGGGTGATTACAACATGGTATCAATGGACGAGGTTGCCAAATTAGCCGGAGGAGATGCGTCCGGCCGCGTCCAGAGATAATATAAAACCCATTTAATGTCATGACTTGGAAAAGGGACGGTTTTCTTTGGAACCAAAGGGAACGTCCCTTTTCGCATGGAAGAAGAGTTATGGAACCAAAGGGGAGATGAATCGATAGCATTTTAGAAATTGTTCCATACTTTTTCCGCTTCATAACTTGTATCAAACCAAGGAGATGTGTTATACTTTATCAGATAAGTTATGCCAGATGAAGCGTTTCTGAGCCTGGGGGTGAGGCGCTTGCCGGGCAGTGGAATAAGGGGCCACTTACCGGTGAGTCTTGAGACGCGGCATTGGCGTGTTGATAATCGAATCATGGGAGTGTAATGAATGACAACGCAAAGCAGAAAACAAAGAAGTGCCGCGACACGGCGCAGCCGGCAGCCTAAGCTGAAAAAGAGCCAGCAGGCGCAGCTAAGGCAGGTGGAAAGCCAGACGGTCAGAAAAAGGAAAAAGAAAACCATTCGATATTTTGATTACAGTCTTCTTGCAGTCATGATATTCTTGATCTGCTTCGGTCTGGTGATGCTGTACAGCACCAGCTCCTACGAGGCACAGAATAAATTCGGCAATAGCATGTATTATTTTAAACGACAGGCGATTATCAGTGGTGGCGGTATGTTTGTCATGTGGTTTGTGTCCCGAATGGACTATCGGAAATATGCAAAATATTCCCCATATCTCTATGCATTTGCGATATTTTTGATGTCACTGGTCAAATATACGCCGTTGGGAGTTGAGATAAACGGTGCCAGAAGATGGCTTCAGCTTCCGGCGGATCAGACCCTGCAGCCATCCGAGGTGACGAAGATCGCAGTGATCCTGTTTATTCCGTTCCTGATCTGCAAGATGGGCAGCAAAGCCAGTGAGAACAAGGGCGCCATGGTGGCGGCCGGCTGGGGAGCGGCGGCAGCGTATGGGGTGTATTATCTCACGGACCATTTAAGCGCGGCCATGGTCGTCATGGGAATTACGATTGCGCTGGTGTTTGTGGTACATAAAAGGCTGAAACCATTTTTGGTGCTGGGCGGTCTCGGGATAGGCGCTTTTGCAGTGTTCTCCTATGTTTTGGGAAAGGTGCTTGAAGACAGCACCAATTTCCGGTTGAGGCGTATTATTGCGTGGCTCCACCCTGAAAAATATGCGGGAGGCCTTGCGTTCCAGACGGTTCAGGGACAGTATGCGATCGGAGCGGGCGGCCTGTTCGGAAAGGGCCTTGGAAACAGCGCGCAGAAGATGATTATTCCGGAAGTGCAAAATGATATGATCCTCACGATTATTTGTGAGGAACTGGGAGTGTTTGGCGCGATTATGGTGCTGACCCTGTTTGCGTTGCTGTTATACCGGCTTTTGTTCATCGCTCAGAATGCCCCGAATCTTTACGGATCATTGATCGTGACAGGAATCTTTGCCCACATTGCCATTCAGGTGGTGTTGAATGTGATGGTTATTTTGAATATTATACCGAATACCGGGATTACCCTGCCATTTATTAGTTACGGAGGTACGTCCATTCTGTTCTTGATGGTGGAGATGGGAATTGCGCTGGGGGTTTCCAGAACGATAAAAATAGAAGAAGGCTAGAGGTACAGTTAGGATGTGGCTGACCGGATCATGTGATTTTAGTTATTGCGTGATCTGGTCATTTTTTGTTGCCAAGTCTACTCGGGGAATATCAAATGAACACTTTTGTGATTTGGCAGTTATACGGCATGAAAGTAAAACAGAAAAATATTTTGGGAATTTTTTGTGAAGAGTGCAAAAAAATCTTTTATTTCATGATGGAGTATGCTATTATAAATTAAGTAGTAATGAAAACTACTTTATATGGAACAAGATATTATATTTTCGGGAGGAAAAAGCGATGAGCTATAAGATTATCGTAGACAGCTGCGGAGAACTGACAGAGGAGATGAAGGCTTCCGGGCTTTGTGAGACGGCATCCCTTAGCATTGACGTAGATGATTATCATATAATTGATGATGAAACTTTTGACCAGGCAGAGTTTTTAAGGAGAGTGGCAGCAAGTCCGAACTGCCCCAAGTCAAGTTGCCCGTCACCTGAGACATACATGCACGGGTATCATTGTGATGCGGATCATGTATATGCGGTGACACTTTCCGCAGAGCTGAGCGGATCCTATAACAGTGCGGTCCTTGGACAGAATTTATATAAGGAAGAATACGGTGAGAAAGATATTTACGTGTTCAATTCGCGCTCTGCGTCTATAGGAGAGACTTTGATTGCCAGAAAGATCATGGAGTGTGAGGAGGCCGGCATGACCTTCCCGGAGATCGTTGACACTGTGGAGGATTATATCGAGCAACAGAATACGTATTTTGTCCTGGAAAGTCTGGAGACGCTCCGTAAAAACGGAAGGCTTACCGGACTTAAGGCGATCGCGGCTACCGTACTGAACATCAAGCCGGTATGCGGGTCAACTCCAAAGGGAGAGATTTGTCAGCTTGGGCAGGCACGTGGAATCAATAAGGCGCTTCAAAAGATGGTGGACGTGATTATGGCGAAGCTTGAAGACAGCGAAGAGAAGGTTCTTGCGATTTCTCATTGCAACTGTCCGGAACGCGCGCAGAATGTAAAGCGTCTTCTGGAAGCAAAAGCGAAGTTTAAAGAGATCATTATTCTGGATACCAGGGGAATCAGCAGTCTGTATGCCAATGACGGCGGCGTGATCGTAGTGGTATAAAGTGGAGCAGATGAATTGCTGTCTGCTGGCGTGGGTTTGCGAAGCGCTTTGCTGAGAACGGAGTGAACTGCAAAGGAAAGTGTGAAATGATTGTGTTATATGCTTGTGTGCTTTTCTCTTTTGTGTTAGAATAAGTACATTGAGAAACGGCGAGACAGAAATTTTATCCTGTTTTCTGTTGCCAAGTATATCTGAAATAAGGTCCAGTGGACGTTTTTTAGTAAAAAGAAACACAAAGGAGTTATTGCTATGAGTCAGGAAAAAGTAGATCGTTATAAACAGGAAAAAGCCAATCGGAAACAGATTATAAAGAAGCAGAGGAGAGCACAGATCATTCGAAATTGCGTGACCGCATTTGTGATAGTTGTACTTCTTGGCTGGCTGGGATATTCCGCATATGGCCTGTATGAGCAGAAGCAGCCAAGAGAAGTGGCTGAGGTGGATTACAAAGCCATGAATGATTATCTCCAGTCATTGGATTTTAGCGCGGAAGAGTAGAAATGTGGAGCGCTTTTCCACTTGAATACAGTGCATAGAAATAAAAAGTGGGAAATTCCCCCACTTTCCCCCCACCGGAAGAGAAAATTCCGATGGGGGATTTTTTTGCGCTTTTTTGGTCTTTTATATGGAACGAAAGTCCCTTAATTTCCTGCGTTTTGCATGGTTTTTGGAAGAAAATAGCAAAATGCACAGAGAAATTGTAAATTTGAAAAAATTCAAAAAAAGGGGTTGAAAAGGGAGTAAAAGTGGTTTACAATGGTTTCAAGTGGTAGAAAGTGGTGAATAGTGGAGCGAAGTGGTGCAACAAGTGGCAGACCACTTTGGAAGAAGGTGATTCCTTATGTTGACTGGAGAATTTAATCACAGTATTGATTCAAAAGGCAGGTTAATCATTCCTTCAAAGTTACGTGAAAGTCTGGGAGAACATTTCGTGATAACGAAGGGGATGGATGGCTGCTTATTTCTGTATCCGGATAACGAATGGGAAGCCTTTGAAGAAAAGCTAAGAACCTTACCACTCACTAACAAAAAGGCCAGAGATTTCAAACGTTTCTTTCTCGGGAGCGCATGTGAAGGAGAATTGGACAAACAGGGGAGAGTTTTGCTCGCTTCTTCACTTCGTGCCTACGCAGGACTTGAAAAGGAAGTAGTCCTTGCAGGAGTCCTTGACAAGGTAGAGCTCTGGAGCAAAGAGGCATGGGATGCACGTACTGCTGAAGTGGAAGAGAATATCGAAGATATTGCAAGTGACATGGAAGATTTGGGACTTAGCATATAAGGTGTCATTCCGGGAGAAGGAGATCTTACCGGAGAGCCTTAGATTTACCAGGAGGACACTATGGCATTTGAACACAAATCAGTACTATTAGAGGAAACCATCGAGGGCCTTAACATCAAGCCGGACGGTATTTACGTCGATGGGACGCTTGGTGGAGGTGGACATGCTTACGAAGTATGCCGCCGCTTAAACAGCAAGGGGAGTTTTATAGGAATAGACCAGGATGCAGCCGCAATCGAGGCGGCAGGCACCCGATTACTCGACTTCGGGGAGAGAGTTACAGTAATCCGGAGCAACTACTGTGATATGAAGTCGAGGCTCCACGAGATCGGCATTGACAAGGTCGATGGGATCGTGCTTGATCTGGGCGTATCATCTTATCAGTTGGATACGGCAGAACGGGGATTCTCCTATCGCGCAGATGCCCCCTTGGATATGAGAATGGACACACGTCAGAGTGTGACGGCAAGGGACATCGTCAATGGCTACAGTGAGATGGAGCTTTTCCGCATTATCCGCGACTACGGTGAGGACAAATTCGCGAAGAACATCGCGAAGCACATCGTAGCCGCACGCGGAAAAGAGAGCATCGAGACCACGGGCCAGCTGACAGAGATCATTAAGGCATCGATACCGATGAAATTTCAAAAGACATCCGGGCATCCTGCTAAGAGGACGTTTCAAGCAATCCGCATTGAATGCAACCGTGAACTGGAGGTTCTCAGGGATTCACTGGACGATATGATCGATATGCTAAACACAGGTGGAAGGATTTGTATCATCACATTCCATTCGCTGGAAGATAGAATTGTAAAAGGGATTTTTAAAAAGAATGAGAATCCGTGCACCTGTCCGAGTTCCTTCCCGGTCTGCGTGTGCGGAAAAGTTTCAAAAGGAAGAGTCATAACAAGGAAACCTATTCTTCCAAGCACAGAAGAGTTGGAGATGAACAGTCGCTCCAAAAGCGCTAAGCTCAGAATCTTTGAGAGAGCATAAGAAGGAGCAAAATGGCAGAGTCTTCCGGGGAGGGATGCAAACCGTATTCCAAAGAGAATATAGAAACAGGGAAGTATAACAAAGGGGCGATGCCACATGGCAGCAAGACGCAGCAACACATATGTAGAGACAACAAGAAGACCGCAGTCACACAGCGGTATGTATATATATGGAAATACCGTCCACAAGGCAGAAGCACAGCCGAAGAGATGGGAACAGGAAACACAGCCGAGGACAAAAAGGCAGAAAAAGGTCAGTCCTCAGGTGCGGAAGAATCGTAGATATGCCCTCCGGATGAATCCGGCATATGTGGCATTTCTTGCCATTGCAGCAGTTCTTGCGCTGGCAGCATGTATCTGGTATCTTCAGGTAAGAGCAGAGCTTACCAGCCGTTCCGAGAACATTACGAGTCTCCAGGAAGAGCTTGCAGATGCGAGAGAAGAGAACACGACCAGGTACAATGCGGTGATGGATTCCGTGAATCTGGAGGAGGTGCGGGATAAGGCGATTGGTGAGATGGGAATGGTCTATGCGGATCAGAGCCAGATCATTACCTACCAGAATCCGGTAAATGATTATGTAAAACAGTATCAGAACATTCCAAAAAGTGGTGTTCTGGCACAGTCAGATAAAGTAAAGAAATAAGGTGGATCAAATGTCAAAGAGAAGAAAGAGAAAAGTTTCCCCTTTGAAGCAGAAATTCACTACTAACATGCAGAAAAAGCTGGTAATACTCTTTATGGCGATATTACTGGCTTTTGCTTTTCTTATTGGTAGGATCATGTATATCAACGCTTCAGAAGGGGACCGCTATACCAAACTTGTTTTGGACCAGCAGCAGTATATAAGCCGGGTCATTCCGTTCAAGCGCGGAGATATCACGGACAGTAACGGGACGAAGCTGGCGACCAGTGAGAGAGTCTATAATGTGATCCTGGATGCGAAGGTCCTTTTGAGTAACGAGAAAAAGGCAGAGAAGTATAAAGAGGCAACAAAAGAAGCGCTGAAGACTTATTTTGATATAGACCCTGAGAGTGTGGAGGAGATCCTGACGGAGAACCCCAGCGGACGGTACAATATTTTAAAGAAAGGAATCAGCTACGATACGGCGAAAAGCTATGAGAACGGCACCGAAGAAAATCCTGACGTGCGGGGAGTCTGGCTGGAAGAGGACTATGTGCGTACATATCCTTACGGCGTGCTGGCCTGCGATGTGCTGGGCTTTAGCGTGGACGGTAATGTGGGCGCCGCAGGGCTGGAAGCATCGTATAATGATGTGTTAAATGGCACGGACGGAAGGGAATACGGTTATCAGGATTCAGACAGCACCGTGCAGAAGACAGTAAAAGAACCGACCAATGGGAATACGGTAGTCAGCACCATTGACGCGAATCTGCAGTCTATCGTGGAAAAGCATTTATCCGCATTTAATGAAGCACACCGAAACGGGGCAACGCCCGGCGAGGGATTTAAGAACGGCGCGGTGATCATCATGAATCCGAATACGGGAGAGATTCTCGCAGAAGCATCCATGCCGAATTTTGATCTGAATAATCCAAGAGATCTGAGCAAGTATTATAAGGAAGAAGAGATCAAAGCCATGACGAGTGAGCAAAAGCTTGAGGTGCTGAATGGACTTTGGAGAAACTTCTGTGTGAGCGATACCTTTGAGCCTGGTTCTACGATTAAGCCGTTTACGGTTGCAGCCGGACTGGAGACAGGGGCGCTGAAAGGCAACGAGACCTACTATTGCAGCGGCTATCTGCATGTGGGTGAT of Roseburia hominis contains these proteins:
- a CDS encoding acyl-CoA dehydrogenase, producing the protein MDFGLDKKHEMARTLFRDFAEAEVKPLAQETDETEEFPAVTVEKMGKYGFMGIPVPKEYGGQGCDPLTYVMCVEELSKVCATTGVIVSAHTSLCIDPILTYGTEEQKQKYVRPLATGEKLGAFALTEPGAGTDAQGAQTKAVLDGDEWVLNGSKCFITNGKVADVYIVIAITSITEDKRGRKKKNFSAFIVEKGAPGFSFGTKEKKMGIRGSSTYELIFEDCRIPKDALLGPEGKGFPIAMHTLDGGRIGIAAQALGIAEGALDRAIAYTKERKQFGRTIAQQQNTQFKLADMATRIEAAQMLVYKAAKAKETQKVYSVEAAKAKLFAAETAMAVTTEVVQLFGGYGYIREYDVERMMRDAKITEIYEGTSEVQRMVISGNLLK
- a CDS encoding electron transfer flavoprotein subunit beta/FixA family protein; amino-acid sequence: MKIVVCVKQVPDTKGGVQFNPDGTLNRAAMLAIMNPDDKAGLEAALRLKDQYGAEVTVVTMGLPKAADVLREALAMGADKAILVTDRVLGGADTWATSSTIAAAIRNLEYDLIITGRQAIDGDTAQVGPQISEHLDIPVISYAQDIKIDGDSVIVQRQFEDRYHVLKAKMPCLITALSELNEPRYMTPGGIFDACDAEITTWGRADLKDLDDANIGLAGSPTKIAKASDKVRKGAGEKVVLDPEEAVSYLMGKLTEKHIV
- a CDS encoding electron transfer flavoprotein subunit alpha/FixB family protein; translated protein: MNLEEYKGVYVFAEQVDNKLSGIAFELLGKAKDLAADLDAEVAAVLIGSDVIGLADELAAYGADKVIVVDDPQLKEYRTEPYAHALASVINEYKPEIMLVGATAIGRDLGPRVSARVATGLTADCTQLEIGDFPLNPVPGKEQKHNQLLMTRPAFGGNTIATIACPDNRPQMATVRPGVMQKIEKIEGAKANVIEYNPGFVPNDKYVEIMDIVKSVSETVDIMDAKILVSGGRGVGSPENFAMLEELAAALGGEVSCSRAVVDNGWKPKDLQVGQTGKTVRPQVYFAIGISGAIQHVAGMEESDLIIAINKDESAPIFDVADYGIVGDLNKIVPELTKQIKAAVAAK
- a CDS encoding IclR family transcriptional regulator, encoding MEEKNPIQVSERIFHTIECLAQYGPMGLLELSKELGLNKTTVHRILNSLICMDYAKQDPETLKYSLGFKFCRISSQILAQNNIIDFARPYIKALSEQSGETVHLVEIDGTNAVYIDKVESSQSSVRLVSMVGKTIPLYCSGVGKALLADMPDEKIREIWEKSEIKKQTEYTVTDFDKFYELIRQIRKDGYSFDNEENELGVRCVAVSLRNFSGKSSYAISISAPKDRMSDDRLTVFCDMILNTKKRIQQEMGQSI
- a CDS encoding sugar kinase, encoding MSKKVITFGEVMLRLAPEGYYRFVQADKLGATFGGGEANVAVSLANYGFDAAFVTKLPTHEIGQAAVNSLRRYGVDTSHIVRGGDRVGIYFLEKGASQRPSKVIYDRAGSAIYTAVPEDFNWKEIFEGARWFHFTGITPALNDGVAAICLEACKVAKEMGVKVSCDLNYRNKLWSKAKAGEVMGELCKYVDVCIANEEDAADVFGIKATDTDVTTGAVNREGYKDVARQLADRFGFEKVAITLRESLSANDNNWSAMLYDGKDYYFSKKYKMHIVDRVGGGDSFGGGLIAACLSGYDPQETIEFAVAASCLKHSIEGDYNMVSMDEVAKLAGGDASGRVQR
- a CDS encoding putative peptidoglycan glycosyltransferase FtsW; translation: MTTQSRKQRSAATRRSRQPKLKKSQQAQLRQVESQTVRKRKKKTIRYFDYSLLAVMIFLICFGLVMLYSTSSYEAQNKFGNSMYYFKRQAIISGGGMFVMWFVSRMDYRKYAKYSPYLYAFAIFLMSLVKYTPLGVEINGARRWLQLPADQTLQPSEVTKIAVILFIPFLICKMGSKASENKGAMVAAGWGAAAAYGVYYLTDHLSAAMVVMGITIALVFVVHKRLKPFLVLGGLGIGAFAVFSYVLGKVLEDSTNFRLRRIIAWLHPEKYAGGLAFQTVQGQYAIGAGGLFGKGLGNSAQKMIIPEVQNDMILTIICEELGVFGAIMVLTLFALLLYRLLFIAQNAPNLYGSLIVTGIFAHIAIQVVLNVMVILNIIPNTGITLPFISYGGTSILFLMVEMGIALGVSRTIKIEEG
- a CDS encoding DegV family protein produces the protein MSYKIIVDSCGELTEEMKASGLCETASLSIDVDDYHIIDDETFDQAEFLRRVAASPNCPKSSCPSPETYMHGYHCDADHVYAVTLSAELSGSYNSAVLGQNLYKEEYGEKDIYVFNSRSASIGETLIARKIMECEEAGMTFPEIVDTVEDYIEQQNTYFVLESLETLRKNGRLTGLKAIAATVLNIKPVCGSTPKGEICQLGQARGINKALQKMVDVIMAKLEDSEEKVLAISHCNCPERAQNVKRLLEAKAKFKEIIILDTRGISSLYANDGGVIVVV
- the mraZ gene encoding division/cell wall cluster transcriptional repressor MraZ, producing MLTGEFNHSIDSKGRLIIPSKLRESLGEHFVITKGMDGCLFLYPDNEWEAFEEKLRTLPLTNKKARDFKRFFLGSACEGELDKQGRVLLASSLRAYAGLEKEVVLAGVLDKVELWSKEAWDARTAEVEENIEDIASDMEDLGLSI